A genomic window from Brassica oleracea var. oleracea cultivar TO1000 chromosome C8, BOL, whole genome shotgun sequence includes:
- the LOC106309724 gene encoding protein canopy homolog 3, with amino-acid sequence MAKLVIFTVVVITIFSFGVSVDDKCSACNAVAEELESQLLKEKPRNHLDLRNRLNSKGQREGKVIDYRMSDLRVVDLLDGLCDRMQDYTLQKVESKNREWVKVESFDNLTNKQEAKAHANDISTYCGRLLEETEDELAEVIKNGTLKVGDARKVLCQTLSNHCSKSSETDSEDEEDDDDADEL; translated from the exons ATGGCGAAGCTGGTGATCTTCACCGTAGTTGTTATCACCATTTTCTCCTTTGGAGTCTCCGTTGATGACAAATGTTCTGCTTGCAACGCCGTCGCG GAGGAATTGGAATCACAGCTTTTGAAG GAAAAACCACGAAACCATCTTGATTTGAGAAACCGACTTAATTCTAAAGGCCAGCGTGAGGGAAAAGTTATTGATTATAG AATGAGCGACCTGAGGGTGGTTGATTTGTTGGACGGGCTGTGTGATAGAATGCAGGACTATACTCTACAAAAG GTTGAATCTAAAAATAGAGAATGGGTCAAAGTGGAAAGTTTTGACAATCTAACAA ATAAACAAGAAGCTAAAGCGCATGCAAATGACATTTCAACTTATTGCGGAAG ATTGCTGGAGGAAACGGAAGATGAG CTTGCTGAGGTAATAAAGAATGGAACATTAAAAGTAGGAGATGCTCGCAAGGTTCTGTGTCAAACTTTAAGTAACCACTGCAGCAAATCAAG TGAAACAGATTCAGAAGATGAGGAAGATGACGACGACGCAGATGAATTATAG